One Lacunisphaera limnophila DNA window includes the following coding sequences:
- a CDS encoding DUF3016 domain-containing protein, with translation MKTLTKTSLLFTVALTVGAVMASAEEKSANVTVNFHESDKFTDVRTSLGSGTDEYYLKELRRHVEKLAAKQLAPGQKLEVTFTDIDLAGDYLPTPAKSQDVRIIKEIYLPRMKLSFRLLDETGKVISEGERRLSDMNFMSNINPIGRGEPLYYDKALLDDWIRKEFKS, from the coding sequence ATGAAAACCCTAACCAAAACCTCCCTCCTGTTCACCGTGGCCCTGACTGTGGGTGCGGTCATGGCCTCCGCCGAGGAAAAATCGGCCAACGTCACCGTGAACTTCCATGAGTCCGACAAGTTCACCGATGTGCGGACGTCGCTCGGCAGCGGCACTGATGAGTATTACCTCAAGGAACTGCGCCGCCATGTCGAAAAGCTCGCCGCGAAGCAGCTCGCCCCCGGGCAGAAGCTCGAGGTGACCTTCACCGACATCGACCTCGCCGGCGACTACCTGCCCACCCCAGCCAAGAGCCAGGATGTCCGCATCATCAAGGAAATCTACCTCCCGCGCATGAAGCTCTCCTTCCGCCTGCTCGATGAGACGGGCAAGGTCATCAGCGAGGGCGAGCGCCGTCTCAGCGACATGAACTTCATGAGCAACATCAACCCCATCGGCCGGGGCGAACCGCTCTACTACGACAAAGCCCTGCTCGACGATTGGATCCGCAAGGAATTCAAATCCTGA
- the dtd gene encoding D-aminoacyl-tRNA deacylase produces MRVVIQRVSSARVTVSERVTGQIERGLLVLVGIEAADTAADGQWLAEKLVKLRIFDDADGKMNLSLLDLAAAETPASSSALRPLILLVSQFTLHASLAKGTRPSFHAAARPELARPLYEGLILQLAAALGRPDGHGVQTGEFGALMQVASVNDGPVTLWLDSKVRA; encoded by the coding sequence ATGCGAGTGGTGATCCAGCGCGTCAGCTCCGCCCGCGTGACCGTCAGCGAGCGGGTCACCGGGCAGATTGAGCGCGGCCTGCTGGTCCTGGTCGGCATCGAGGCCGCCGACACCGCGGCCGATGGCCAATGGCTCGCCGAGAAGCTGGTGAAGCTGCGGATCTTTGACGATGCCGACGGCAAGATGAACCTCTCCCTCCTCGACCTGGCCGCCGCGGAGACCCCCGCATCGTCCTCCGCCCTCCGGCCCCTCATCCTCCTGGTCAGCCAGTTCACCCTGCACGCCAGCTTGGCCAAGGGCACCCGCCCGTCATTCCACGCCGCGGCCCGGCCCGAGCTGGCGCGTCCATTGTACGAGGGCCTGATCCTCCAGCTGGCGGCGGCCCTCGGCCGCCCGGACGGCCACGGCGTGCAGACCGGCGAATTCGGCGCGTTGATGCAGGTAGCCTCGGTCAATGACGGCCCCGTGACGCTCTGGCTCGACTCAAAAGTACGGGCCTGA
- a CDS encoding SDR family oxidoreductase: protein MSASVSKKIVITGVTRGLGRALAEWFIAHGHTVIGCARSAEILNLRFTHPAPHDFAAVDVTEENKVALWSEKVLAVHGAPDLLINNAAVVNTPAPLWQVPAGEFNRLVDVNLKGVACVIRHFVPAMVARGSGVIVNLSSGWGRSTSPEVAPYCASKYAIEGLTLALAQELPAGLAAVPLNPGVIDTDMLRQCWADGAAAYPKADAWATRAAPYILQFGRKDNGRSLSVAEFEG, encoded by the coding sequence ATGTCCGCATCCGTTTCCAAGAAAATCGTCATCACCGGGGTGACCCGCGGCCTCGGTCGGGCCTTGGCGGAGTGGTTCATCGCCCACGGGCACACCGTCATCGGGTGCGCGCGCAGCGCGGAGATTTTAAACCTGCGGTTCACGCATCCGGCGCCGCATGATTTTGCCGCGGTGGATGTCACCGAGGAGAACAAGGTCGCGCTCTGGTCCGAGAAGGTGCTGGCGGTGCATGGCGCGCCGGACCTGCTGATCAACAACGCCGCGGTGGTGAACACCCCGGCGCCCCTCTGGCAGGTGCCGGCGGGCGAATTCAACCGCCTCGTCGACGTGAACCTCAAGGGCGTGGCCTGTGTGATCCGTCACTTCGTGCCGGCGATGGTGGCGCGGGGCTCGGGCGTGATCGTGAACCTGAGTTCCGGCTGGGGCCGGAGCACCTCGCCCGAGGTCGCGCCGTACTGCGCCTCCAAGTATGCGATCGAGGGCCTCACGCTGGCCCTCGCGCAGGAACTGCCGGCGGGCCTGGCCGCGGTGCCGCTGAATCCCGGGGTCATCGACACCGACATGCTGCGCCAGTGCTGGGCTGACGGGGCGGCCGCCTATCCCAAGGCGGATGCCTGGGCCACACGGGCCGCGCCGTACATCCTGCAGTTCGGAAGGAAGGACAACGGACGCTCATTAAGCGTGGCGGAATTCGAGGGGTGA
- a CDS encoding FAD-dependent oxidoreductase yields MRRSKSVIICGGGIVGLCTAYYLARDGHAVTVIERRSQADHDHCALGSAGYVSPSHVIPLAAPGMVWKGLKWMLNSRSPFYIQPRLDTELMRWAWLFWRASNRRQVERAAPLLRDLCLESRTLYEELDEITGHRSEFRKDGLLNVCRTQQSLDDEANGLARVANELGVEARVLDAAQTSALGLGVKLAVAGSVYFPIDAHLTPARFGAALTPLLQEMGVRFQWSTTIYGWRTLERRLAAVQTTAGDLVADEFVLAGGSWSSGMLGGLDLRLPMQAGKGYSLTLPNPRFRITKPFILKERRVAVTPMGDTLRFGGTMEIAGHDDRVRPERIEQIVAGVTAYMPEFTPADFAGLRPWFGYRPVSPDGLPYLGRFGRWTNLTAACGHAMLGVTLAPVTGRLVAEVIRERKPSINLTLLNPDRFA; encoded by the coding sequence ATGCGCCGGTCCAAATCCGTCATCATCTGCGGCGGCGGCATCGTGGGCCTATGCACGGCCTATTACCTCGCGCGGGACGGGCATGCGGTGACGGTGATCGAGCGCCGGTCGCAGGCCGACCATGACCACTGTGCCCTCGGCAGCGCGGGCTATGTGTCGCCCAGCCATGTCATTCCCCTGGCGGCGCCAGGCATGGTATGGAAGGGGCTGAAATGGATGCTGAATTCCCGCAGCCCGTTCTACATCCAGCCGCGGCTCGACACCGAGCTCATGCGGTGGGCCTGGCTGTTCTGGCGCGCCAGCAACCGCCGCCAGGTCGAGCGGGCGGCGCCGCTATTGCGCGACCTTTGCCTGGAGAGCCGCACGCTGTACGAGGAACTGGACGAAATCACGGGCCACCGCTCGGAGTTCCGGAAGGACGGCTTGCTGAATGTGTGTCGCACCCAGCAAAGCCTCGACGACGAGGCCAACGGCCTGGCGCGGGTGGCCAACGAGCTCGGGGTGGAGGCGCGCGTGCTGGACGCCGCGCAGACCTCCGCGCTTGGCCTCGGAGTGAAGCTCGCCGTTGCCGGCTCGGTTTATTTCCCGATCGATGCCCACCTCACGCCAGCCCGGTTTGGCGCGGCTTTGACCCCGCTCTTGCAGGAGATGGGGGTGCGTTTCCAGTGGAGCACGACGATCTACGGCTGGCGCACGCTGGAGCGGCGGCTGGCCGCCGTGCAGACTACGGCGGGCGACCTGGTCGCCGATGAATTCGTGTTGGCGGGCGGATCGTGGTCCTCGGGAATGCTCGGCGGGCTCGACCTGCGCCTCCCGATGCAGGCGGGCAAGGGGTACAGCCTCACGCTGCCGAACCCACGCTTCCGGATCACCAAGCCCTTTATCCTGAAGGAACGCCGCGTGGCGGTCACGCCGATGGGGGACACCCTGCGGTTCGGCGGCACGATGGAGATCGCCGGGCATGACGACCGGGTGCGGCCGGAGCGCATCGAGCAGATCGTGGCCGGGGTCACTGCGTACATGCCGGAATTCACCCCGGCGGACTTTGCCGGCCTCCGGCCCTGGTTTGGCTACCGGCCGGTCTCGCCGGACGGCTTGCCTTATCTCGGCCGTTTCGGGCGCTGGACCAACCTGACGGCGGCCTGCGGCCACGCCATGTTGGGGGTCACGCTGGCCCCGGTGACCGGGCGGCTGGTCGCCGAGGTCATTAGGGAGCGCAAACCTTCGATCAATCTGACTTTGCTTAATCCGGATCGCTTCGCCTAA
- a CDS encoding aldehyde dehydrogenase (NADP(+)) — MKPDGGSLIGFGSSGAMGASFKAFDPAKGTPIEPSFLSASAADVARAAELAAAAAPALARLSGAARGKFLRAIAANLETKVDDLVARAMQETALAETRLRGEVARTAGQLRLYAESAERGDWLDARIETALPERKPLPKPDHRSMMRPLGPVVVFGSSNFPFAYSVAGGDTASALATGCPVIVKAHPAHPGTSELTGRLILHAVRDCGLPEGTFSLLFDAGFEVGQALVQHPLIKAAGFTGSVKGGRALTDLGAARPEPIPVYAEMGSVNPVFILPGAIGERAAGMVEGLYASAMLGVGQFCTNPGLIVLQRTPAAEQFVKDLAARLAATLEGVMLTPGIRKSFVAHTTARAQQPGVKVLAQGNATSLCSAAPVWFETEAMVHMGNPSLAAEIFGPSSLVVWCKDRAEMLAVATHLEGSLTATVHVGTEEAKDQNDLIEILATKAGRIVFNAYPTGVEVSHAMVHGGPYPATSDGGRTTSVGTRALGRWARPVCYQGFADGLLPAELQNANPLGVWRLVNGELTKAPVG, encoded by the coding sequence ATGAAACCAGACGGCGGCTCCCTCATCGGCTTCGGTTCCAGTGGCGCCATGGGCGCTTCCTTCAAGGCTTTCGACCCGGCGAAAGGCACGCCGATCGAGCCCTCCTTCCTGTCGGCGAGCGCCGCCGACGTGGCCCGCGCTGCTGAACTGGCGGCGGCCGCCGCCCCCGCGTTGGCGCGCCTGTCGGGCGCGGCCCGGGGCAAATTCCTGCGCGCCATCGCGGCCAACCTGGAGACCAAGGTCGATGACCTCGTGGCGCGCGCCATGCAGGAGACGGCGTTGGCCGAGACCCGGTTGCGGGGTGAGGTCGCCCGCACCGCCGGCCAGTTGCGGCTCTACGCCGAAAGTGCCGAACGCGGCGACTGGCTCGATGCCCGCATCGAGACCGCGCTGCCCGAGCGCAAGCCGCTGCCCAAGCCCGATCACCGGTCGATGATGCGTCCGCTCGGCCCGGTCGTGGTGTTCGGCTCCAGTAATTTTCCCTTCGCCTATTCGGTGGCGGGCGGGGACACCGCCTCCGCCTTGGCCACGGGGTGCCCGGTCATCGTCAAGGCGCACCCAGCGCACCCCGGCACCAGCGAACTGACCGGCCGCCTGATCCTGCACGCCGTGCGGGACTGCGGGTTGCCCGAGGGCACGTTTTCCCTGCTGTTCGACGCGGGCTTCGAGGTCGGCCAGGCGCTCGTGCAGCACCCGCTCATCAAGGCGGCCGGTTTCACCGGTTCGGTGAAGGGCGGCCGCGCCCTCACGGATCTCGGCGCGGCGCGGCCCGAGCCGATTCCGGTCTATGCCGAGATGGGGAGCGTGAACCCGGTTTTCATCCTGCCCGGCGCCATCGGCGAACGCGCGGCGGGGATGGTCGAGGGCCTTTACGCCTCGGCGATGTTGGGCGTCGGCCAGTTTTGCACCAATCCGGGATTGATCGTCCTGCAGCGCACGCCGGCGGCGGAGCAATTTGTGAAGGATCTGGCGGCGCGCCTCGCCGCGACCCTGGAGGGCGTGATGCTCACGCCGGGCATCAGGAAGAGCTTTGTGGCCCACACGACCGCCCGCGCGCAGCAGCCCGGGGTCAAGGTTCTCGCCCAGGGCAATGCGACCTCGCTGTGCAGCGCGGCCCCCGTGTGGTTCGAGACCGAGGCGATGGTCCATATGGGCAATCCCTCGCTCGCGGCCGAGATTTTCGGGCCGAGTTCGCTGGTGGTCTGGTGTAAGGATCGCGCCGAGATGCTGGCGGTGGCGACGCACCTCGAGGGTTCGCTGACGGCCACCGTGCACGTGGGAACCGAGGAGGCGAAGGACCAGAATGACTTGATCGAAATTCTCGCCACCAAGGCCGGCCGGATTGTGTTTAACGCCTATCCCACCGGGGTGGAAGTCAGCCATGCCATGGTGCACGGCGGGCCTTACCCGGCGACCAGTGACGGCGGGCGCACCACGTCGGTTGGCACGCGTGCGCTGGGCCGCTGGGCGCGGCCGGTCTGCTACCAGGGCTTCGCCGACGGCTTGCTGCCGGCCGAACTGCAGAACGCCAACCCCTTGGGGGTCTGGCGGCTCGTGAACGGCGAACTGACGAAGGCGCCGGTGGGCTGA
- the fabV gene encoding enoyl-ACP reductase FabV, giving the protein MIIKPKVRGFVCVTAHPAGCAAHIQQQIDYVKAKGPIKDGPRKVLVIGASTGFGLSSRITAAFGSGAATLGIFYERPSEEGRPATPGWYNSIAFTQAARAAGLYAQNINGDAFSDDIKKQALAIIARDLGQVDLVVYSLASPRRQHPRTGAVHKSTLQPIGTAYTNKTVDTDKGIVSEVTIQPADEAGIADTLAVMGGEDWEMWMDALSEAKLLAPGATAISYSYIGPIHTWPIYKDGTIGRAKIDLERAAKAIHAKLQATVGGRAFISVNKALVTQASSAIPVVPLYISILYKVMKAAGTHEGCIEQIQRLFATQLFNGQQPTFDSEGRVRVDDWEMRPAIQDAISAIWPHVTTENLVELTDITGYRTEFLKMFGFGLPGIDYDADIEPHLPMI; this is encoded by the coding sequence ATGATCATCAAACCGAAGGTCCGCGGCTTCGTCTGCGTCACCGCCCACCCCGCCGGTTGCGCGGCCCACATCCAGCAGCAGATCGACTACGTCAAGGCCAAGGGCCCGATCAAGGATGGCCCCCGCAAGGTCCTCGTCATCGGCGCCTCCACCGGCTTCGGCCTGTCGTCCCGCATCACCGCCGCCTTCGGCTCCGGCGCAGCCACCCTGGGCATCTTCTACGAGCGTCCTTCCGAGGAAGGCCGCCCCGCCACCCCGGGCTGGTACAACAGCATCGCCTTCACCCAAGCCGCCCGCGCGGCGGGTCTTTACGCCCAGAATATCAACGGCGACGCGTTCTCCGACGATATCAAGAAACAGGCCCTCGCGATCATCGCGCGTGACCTCGGCCAGGTTGACCTCGTCGTCTACTCCCTCGCCTCCCCCCGCCGCCAGCACCCGCGCACCGGCGCCGTGCACAAGTCCACCCTCCAGCCGATCGGCACCGCCTACACCAACAAGACCGTCGACACCGACAAGGGCATCGTCAGCGAGGTCACCATCCAGCCCGCGGATGAGGCCGGCATCGCCGACACCCTGGCCGTCATGGGTGGCGAGGATTGGGAAATGTGGATGGACGCCCTGAGCGAGGCCAAGCTCCTCGCCCCCGGCGCCACCGCGATCTCCTATTCGTACATCGGGCCCATCCACACCTGGCCGATTTACAAGGACGGCACCATCGGCCGCGCCAAGATCGACCTCGAGCGCGCCGCCAAGGCGATCCACGCCAAGCTTCAGGCCACCGTCGGCGGCCGCGCCTTCATCTCCGTGAACAAGGCGCTTGTCACCCAAGCCAGCTCGGCCATCCCGGTCGTGCCGCTGTACATTTCGATTCTCTACAAGGTCATGAAGGCCGCCGGCACCCACGAGGGCTGTATCGAGCAGATCCAGCGCCTCTTCGCCACCCAGCTCTTCAACGGCCAGCAGCCCACCTTCGACAGCGAGGGCCGCGTGCGCGTCGACGACTGGGAGATGCGCCCCGCGATCCAGGACGCCATCTCGGCCATCTGGCCCCACGTCACCACGGAAAACCTCGTCGAGCTGACCGACATCACCGGCTACCGCACGGAGTTCCTCAAGATGTTCGGCTTCGGCCTCCCCGGCATCGACTACGACGCCGACATCGAGCCGCACCTGCCGATGATCTGA
- a CDS encoding anti-sigma factor, with translation MITERHEELAALRALGLLEEPERLAFRAERSADPQVEALARSLENSATYLALAAPARTPPPELKARILAACTGPGRTASPPTPLAPVTPFPLLRLIPWAAAALLTISTAWLVSQNLALRSANDALLTQQRLAQVAYETAQNQLAERSLLAETMINDLGSRLRRSEDLARLKVSALASLAGNTAEAQAIAVWDPEQQAGLLTFEKLPVIADSQDYQIWVVDPAYQNPVNGGVFHVAADGRVVLAFRPDQPVTKATAFAISLEKKGGVPKAEGPIVLLGKLPSI, from the coding sequence ATGATCACCGAACGCCACGAAGAACTCGCCGCCCTGCGCGCCCTCGGCCTGCTCGAGGAGCCGGAGCGCCTGGCGTTCCGGGCCGAGCGTTCCGCGGATCCCCAGGTCGAGGCGCTCGCGCGCTCCCTGGAGAACTCCGCCACCTATCTCGCGCTCGCCGCCCCGGCGCGGACTCCGCCGCCCGAGCTCAAGGCCCGCATCCTCGCCGCCTGCACGGGTCCCGGCCGCACCGCCAGCCCGCCGACGCCCCTGGCCCCGGTCACGCCCTTCCCGCTGCTGCGCCTCATACCTTGGGCCGCCGCCGCCCTGCTCACGATCTCCACCGCCTGGCTTGTTTCGCAAAACCTGGCCCTGCGCTCCGCCAACGACGCGTTGCTCACGCAACAGCGCCTAGCCCAGGTCGCCTACGAGACCGCGCAGAACCAGCTGGCCGAGCGCTCCCTCCTGGCCGAGACCATGATCAACGACCTCGGCTCACGCCTGCGCCGCTCCGAGGATCTCGCCCGCCTCAAGGTCTCCGCCCTCGCCTCGCTCGCCGGCAACACCGCCGAGGCCCAGGCCATCGCGGTCTGGGATCCCGAGCAGCAGGCCGGCCTCCTCACCTTCGAAAAGCTTCCGGTCATCGCCGATTCGCAGGATTATCAGATCTGGGTCGTCGACCCGGCCTACCAGAATCCGGTCAATGGCGGCGTCTTCCACGTCGCGGCCGACGGACGGGTCGTCCTCGCCTTCCGGCCTGATCAGCCCGTGACCAAGGCCACCGCTTTCGCCATCAGCTTGGAGAAGAAGGGCGGCGTCCCCAAGGCCGAGGGCCCGATTGTCCTGCTGGGCAAGCTGCCCAGCATCTGA
- a CDS encoding Gfo/Idh/MocA family oxidoreductase: protein MLPTPSFITANLVARPLGYRMDQGWGQGDKASNDWFAPLDTFEARFDAMLGEIKALGFTSIDLWCAHLHWRWATLQHVETAKALLGKHGLAVRSYPAWVMGGAADLEGACRLCVALDIPYFVGHCELFHADRAAAVAILREHGVGYAIENHPEKTSAELLARLGAGDEDVVGIALDTGWCGTAGWDALAALKDLGSRMFAIHLKDVKPRRAEKTGLEFADMGHETCRLGDGIVPIRAIVEHLRATGFRGSIGIEHEPETFDPREDARESRERVEQWWDAVTPRNLAEPLRIVVVGCGNIAGQYGEALGRCPEIKILGAQDLDPARARDWVAKHGGKAYATLDEVLADAAVEAVVNLTIQQAHVEVVTKCLEAGKHVHSEKPLAPSYAEAKKLVALAEAKGLRLSCAPVTWLGEAQQSAWKLIRDGRIGTPRVAYATVDWGRIESWHPNPAPFYAAGPVFDVAVYPLSLLTAWFGPVAKVTAGGGVLLPDRRTKDGKPFTITTEDWAAAVLEFAGGLQVRLTANFYVMNATQWQATLDFHGDAGSINTEWFAATAPVRVCANGGSYRRVPPVRESAGTGRWYVDWAAGVVGLWRGLRTGAAHPTGGAHAAHVVEVMESVHSALRTGQAVRLTSTFPAPPPQDWAR, encoded by the coding sequence ATGTTACCTACCCCTTCCTTCATCACCGCCAACCTTGTCGCACGCCCGCTGGGCTATCGGATGGACCAGGGGTGGGGCCAGGGTGACAAGGCGTCGAACGACTGGTTCGCGCCGCTCGACACCTTTGAGGCGCGGTTTGACGCCATGCTCGGCGAGATCAAGGCGCTGGGCTTCACGTCCATCGACCTGTGGTGCGCGCACCTGCACTGGCGCTGGGCGACGCTCCAGCATGTGGAGACGGCCAAGGCCCTGCTCGGCAAACACGGGTTGGCGGTGCGCAGTTACCCGGCGTGGGTGATGGGCGGCGCGGCGGATCTGGAGGGCGCGTGCCGGCTGTGCGTGGCGCTGGATATTCCGTATTTCGTGGGCCACTGCGAGCTGTTCCATGCCGACCGCGCCGCCGCCGTGGCGATCCTGCGGGAGCACGGCGTGGGCTACGCCATCGAGAACCACCCGGAAAAAACCTCGGCCGAGCTGCTCGCGCGGCTCGGTGCCGGGGACGAAGACGTCGTCGGCATCGCGCTCGACACCGGCTGGTGTGGCACGGCGGGCTGGGATGCGCTGGCGGCGCTCAAGGATCTCGGCTCCCGGATGTTTGCCATCCACCTCAAGGATGTGAAACCGCGGCGCGCGGAGAAGACCGGGCTGGAATTTGCAGACATGGGCCATGAGACGTGCCGGTTGGGCGATGGCATCGTGCCGATACGGGCCATCGTGGAGCACCTGCGCGCGACCGGCTTCCGGGGCTCCATCGGCATCGAGCACGAGCCGGAGACCTTCGACCCGCGCGAGGACGCGCGGGAAAGCCGGGAACGCGTCGAGCAGTGGTGGGATGCGGTCACACCGAGGAACCTGGCCGAGCCGCTGCGCATCGTCGTGGTGGGCTGCGGCAACATCGCCGGCCAATACGGCGAGGCTCTGGGGCGTTGTCCGGAAATCAAGATCCTCGGCGCGCAGGACCTGGATCCGGCGCGCGCGCGGGACTGGGTCGCCAAGCACGGCGGCAAGGCTTACGCCACCCTCGACGAGGTGCTGGCGGACGCGGCGGTCGAGGCCGTCGTGAATCTCACCATCCAGCAGGCGCACGTCGAGGTCGTCACGAAGTGCCTGGAGGCGGGCAAACACGTTCACTCCGAGAAACCCCTCGCGCCGTCGTACGCCGAGGCGAAGAAACTTGTCGCCCTGGCCGAGGCCAAGGGCCTGCGCCTGAGCTGTGCGCCGGTCACCTGGCTCGGTGAGGCGCAGCAGTCGGCGTGGAAGCTGATCCGCGACGGCCGCATCGGCACGCCGCGCGTGGCCTACGCGACCGTGGACTGGGGGCGGATCGAAAGCTGGCATCCGAATCCGGCGCCGTTCTACGCGGCGGGACCGGTGTTTGATGTCGCGGTCTATCCTTTGTCCCTGCTCACCGCCTGGTTCGGCCCGGTGGCCAAGGTGACGGCGGGCGGGGGCGTGTTGCTGCCGGACCGTCGGACCAAGGACGGGAAACCGTTCACGATCACGACGGAGGACTGGGCGGCGGCGGTGCTGGAGTTCGCCGGCGGCCTGCAGGTGCGGTTGACGGCGAATTTCTACGTGATGAACGCGACGCAATGGCAGGCCACGCTCGATTTCCATGGCGATGCCGGTTCGATCAACACGGAGTGGTTTGCCGCCACGGCGCCGGTGCGGGTGTGCGCCAACGGAGGCAGTTACCGGCGCGTGCCGCCCGTGCGGGAATCCGCTGGCACCGGCCGGTGGTATGTCGACTGGGCGGCCGGCGTGGTCGGATTGTGGCGCGGCCTGCGCACCGGCGCAGCGCACCCGACCGGGGGCGCGCACGCGGCCCATGTCGTTGAAGTCATGGAGTCGGTTCACTCCGCGCTGCGCACGGGCCAGGCGGTTCGACTTACGAGCACGTTCCCTGCGCCCCCGCCGCAGGACTGGGCGCGGTGA